From Spiroplasma eriocheiris, the proteins below share one genomic window:
- the glyA gene encoding serine hydroxymethyltransferase — MTKIINPKIKNLMNLELKRQQDHVELIASENYVSEAVLATVGSVLTNKYCEGYPHKRYYGGCEYIDEIEQLAIDTIKKIFGADHANVQPHSGSQANAAAYFALLNPGDSVLAMDLSAGGHLTHGHKVNFSGKLYNFHGYGVNPETEMLDYDAIEKQALDLKPKLIVAGASAYSREINFKRFKEIADKVGAYFMVDIAHIAGLIAAGLHPSPIPYADVVTSTTHKTLRGPRGGLILCKEQWAKKINSAVFPGNQGGPLEHVIAGKAQSFLEALEPDFKIYQQQIINNAKTLAQVFIDNNCKVISNGTDNHLLMIDVRTSFNLTGAQAEEILQKIGIISNKNMIPFDQETPVVTSGIRLGTPAMTTRGFKEQEFLELGKIIISVLTNYSDHNLVLNQTKVRDLLARFPIYQDIKY; from the coding sequence ATGACTAAAATAATAAATCCCAAGATTAAAAACTTAATGAATTTAGAATTAAAACGTCAGCAAGATCATGTCGAATTAATTGCTTCCGAAAATTATGTTTCCGAGGCTGTTTTAGCAACAGTTGGCTCAGTGTTGACTAATAAATATTGTGAAGGTTATCCACATAAAAGATATTATGGGGGATGCGAATATATTGATGAAATTGAACAATTAGCAATTGACACAATTAAGAAAATTTTTGGGGCCGACCATGCGAATGTACAACCGCATTCTGGAAGCCAAGCTAACGCCGCCGCTTATTTCGCTTTATTAAACCCAGGTGATTCTGTATTAGCAATGGATTTATCAGCAGGTGGTCACTTAACACATGGTCACAAAGTTAATTTTTCGGGTAAATTATATAATTTTCATGGCTATGGAGTTAATCCAGAAACCGAAATGTTAGATTATGATGCAATTGAAAAACAAGCACTTGATTTAAAACCAAAATTAATAGTGGCGGGAGCAAGTGCTTATTCTCGTGAAATTAATTTTAAACGGTTTAAAGAAATTGCTGATAAAGTAGGAGCTTATTTTATGGTTGATATTGCCCACATTGCTGGTTTAATTGCTGCTGGATTACATCCTAGTCCTATTCCGTATGCGGATGTTGTTACTTCTACGACCCATAAAACTTTACGTGGACCACGAGGGGGATTAATTCTTTGCAAGGAACAATGAGCTAAAAAAATTAATAGTGCTGTTTTTCCTGGTAATCAAGGTGGACCACTAGAACATGTGATCGCGGGCAAGGCCCAATCTTTTTTAGAAGCCCTAGAACCTGATTTTAAAATCTACCAACAACAAATAATTAATAATGCCAAAACTTTAGCCCAAGTATTTATTGATAATAATTGCAAAGTAATTTCTAACGGAACTGATAATCATTTACTAATGATTGATGTTAGAACTAGTTTTAATTTAACTGGTGCCCAAGCCGAAGAAATTCTACAAAAAATTGGAATTATTTCTAATAAAAATATGATTCCCTTTGACCAAGAAACTCCAGTAGTTACTAGTGGCATTCGGTTAGGAACTCCCGCGATGACAACCAGAGGCTTTAAAGAGCAAGAATTCTTAGAACTAGGTAAAATTATTATTAGTGTATTAACAAATTATAGTGACCACAATCTAGTTCTTAACCAAACCAAAGTTCGTGATTTATTAGCAAGATTCCCAATTTATCAAGATATTAAATACTAA
- the rplM gene encoding 50S ribosomal protein L13 produces MRQTTILNSAKVEKKWYVIDAQGLVLGRLASKVAMILKGKNKPAYTPHVDCGDNVIIINADKIALTGNKLKGKIYYHHSQHPGGLKKTAAKDMLVKKPIYPVEHAIKGMLPKNKLGAQLFRNLFVYAGNDHPHQAQQPIKLELTTK; encoded by the coding sequence ATGAGACAAACAACTATCTTAAATTCAGCGAAAGTTGAAAAAAAATGATATGTTATTGATGCTCAAGGTCTAGTTTTAGGGAGATTAGCAAGTAAAGTTGCGATGATCTTAAAAGGAAAAAATAAACCAGCTTATACACCCCATGTTGATTGTGGAGATAATGTTATTATTATTAATGCTGATAAAATAGCATTAACAGGTAATAAATTAAAAGGTAAAATCTATTATCACCATTCACAACATCCTGGAGGGTTGAAAAAAACAGCTGCAAAAGATATGTTAGTTAAAAAACCAATTTATCCAGTTGAACATGCAATTAAAGGAATGTTACCAAAGAATAAATTAGGAGCTCAATTATTCCGTAATTTATTTGTGTATGCTGGTAATGACCATCCACATCAAGCACAACAACCAATAAAGTTAGAATTAACTACTAAATAA